A single Natrinema sp. HArc-T2 DNA region contains:
- the gvpA gene encoding gas vesicle protein GvpA: MAQPQRRPDSSSLAEVLDRVLDKGVVIDVWARISVVGIELLTIEARVVVASVDTFLHYAEEIAKIEQATAEGELEELEELEVEPRPESSPQSATE, from the coding sequence ATGGCACAACCACAACGAAGACCCGACTCCTCGAGTCTCGCGGAGGTACTCGACCGCGTCCTCGACAAGGGCGTCGTCATCGACGTCTGGGCCCGTATCTCGGTCGTCGGGATCGAGTTGCTGACGATCGAAGCCCGTGTCGTCGTCGCCTCCGTCGACACCTTCCTGCACTACGCGGAGGAGATCGCGAAAATTGAGCAGGCCACGGCGGAGGGCGAACTCGAGGAGCTCGAAGAACTCGAGGTCGAGCCCCGTCCCGAATCGTCGCCGCAGTCCGCAACGGAGTAA
- the gvpF gene encoding gas vesicle protein GvpF — translation MFVLDDLLFRPFVGVINALHTIALDELYDVEALEDDLKENQLLYELGERSEAEYQRRKEELEAELEIARDVHERLSSGRVEVKR, via the coding sequence ATGTTCGTCCTCGACGACCTTCTGTTCCGACCGTTCGTCGGTGTCATCAACGCGCTCCACACCATCGCGCTCGACGAACTCTACGACGTCGAGGCGCTCGAGGACGACCTCAAGGAAAACCAGTTGCTGTACGAACTCGGCGAGCGCTCCGAGGCGGAATACCAGCGCCGCAAGGAGGAACTCGAGGCTGAACTCGAGATCGCCCGTGATGTCCACGAGCGGCTCTCGAGCGGCCGCGTGGAGGTGAAACGATAA
- a CDS encoding GvpL/GvpF family gas vesicle protein translates to MTNRYVYGIVDGDTVEFETEAVAGAERVYTISHRRLGAVVSDIDTTDPEETDEDAQRHDDVLREIMDSDGGTTVVPMQFGMAFEGDRELKNVLRGARPAFRRAMSDIEGRFELGLKLVREDDADIDREAIEEDVADRLEPVAAQSVENDLFSDRLVLNRSYLVDRDEREAFDDAVAGFEDDRDDLMVRYTGPFAPYSFVDVKIGAQ, encoded by the coding sequence ATGACGAACCGGTACGTCTATGGAATCGTCGACGGCGACACGGTCGAGTTCGAGACCGAGGCCGTTGCCGGTGCTGAGCGCGTCTACACGATCTCCCACCGGCGACTCGGTGCCGTCGTCTCCGATATCGACACGACCGATCCCGAGGAAACTGACGAGGATGCACAGCGCCATGACGACGTTCTCCGGGAGATCATGGATTCCGACGGCGGGACGACGGTCGTTCCCATGCAGTTCGGCATGGCATTCGAGGGCGATCGGGAACTGAAAAACGTCCTGCGCGGGGCGCGACCGGCGTTTCGACGCGCGATGAGCGATATCGAGGGTCGGTTCGAACTCGGCCTCAAACTCGTCCGCGAGGACGACGCTGACATCGATCGCGAAGCGATCGAGGAGGATGTCGCGGATCGCCTCGAGCCGGTCGCCGCACAGTCGGTCGAAAACGACCTGTTCAGCGATCGGCTCGTCCTCAATCGCTCGTATCTCGTCGATCGTGACGAGCGCGAGGCGTTCGACGACGCGGTCGCCGGTTTCGAGGACGACCGCGACGACCTCATGGTCCGATATACGGGTCCGTTCGCGCCGTACAGCTTCGTCGATGTGAAAATCGGAGCCCAGTAA